The Oncorhynchus tshawytscha isolate Ot180627B linkage group LG05, Otsh_v2.0, whole genome shotgun sequence genome includes a window with the following:
- the LOC112250523 gene encoding glutaredoxin-related protein 5, mitochondrial-like, with protein sequence MNNLIRSTVRCFRLSSSVYLPRQVDGQNVSWPTLKSSARLMCSAPLQKDLGDMVKKDKVVVFMKGTPAQPMCGFSNAVVQILRMHGVNEYAAYNVLDDQDLRQGVKDFSNWPTIPQIFLNGEFVGGCDIFLQMHQNGDLVEELQKLGIRSALVDAEKESK encoded by the exons ATGAACAACCTAATTCGGTCAACTGTTCGCTGTTTTCGGCTGAGTTCGTCGGTTTATCTACCGAGGCAAGTTGATGGACAAAATGTGTCGTGGCCAACATTGAAGTCTTCGGCCCGGCTCATGTGTTCGGCGCCCTTACAGAAAGATCTTGGCGATATGGTGAAAAAAGACAAGGTGGTGGTGTTTATGAAAGGGACGCCTGCCCAGCCGATGTGTGGCTTCAGTAATGCCGTGGTTCAGATCTTGAGGATGCATGGTGTGAATGAGTATGCTGCATATAACGTGTTGGATGACCAGGATCTCAGACAAG GAGTGAAGGACTTCTCCAACTGGCCCACAATCCCACAGATCTTCTTAAATGGCGAGTTTGTGGGTGGCTGTGACATCTTCCTACAGATGCACCAGAACGGAGACCTGGTAGAGGAGCTCCAGAAGCTGGGGATCCGCTCTGCACTGGTGGACGCCGAAAAGGAATCCAAGTAG
- the ints9 gene encoding integrator complex subunit 9 isoform X1 yields the protein MKLYCLSGHPTLPCNVLKFKSTTIMLDCGLDTTSVLQFLPLPLVHSPRLSKLPGWVSKDGTINLEKELKECAGRVFVDSQPEFCLPEKELLDLSTIDVILISNYHCMMALPYITEHTGFTGTVYATEPTLQIGRLLMEELVNFMERVPKAQSATCWKYKEIQRLLPGPLKDAVEVSTWKRCYSMQDVNSALSKVQLVGYSQKVELFGAVQVTPLSSGYSLGSSNWIIQSHYEKVSYVSGSSLLTTHPQPMDQSSLKNSDVLILTGLTQMPTANPDGMLGDFCSNLAMTIRAGGNVLVPCYSSGVIYDLLECLYQFIENANLGSTPFYFISPVANSSLEFSQIFAEWLCHNKQSKVYLPEPPFPHAELIQTNKLKHYPSIHGDFSSEFRQPCVVFTGHPSLRFGDVVHFMELWGKSSLNTIIFTEPDFSYLDALAPYQPLAMKCVYCPIDTRLNFHQVSKLLKEVQPLHVVCPEQYTQPPPAQSHRSDLMLELQPPPMPYRRCSVLGLPFRRRWERIQLLPELAKSLVPSEIKPGISVATVSAVLQSKDNKHTLQPVPKPPPLPPSKKRKRVVEEPPEVLAPKPLLSGAVPLEAFLAMLHKHGITEVKVEETADGHILHLQAEDTLIQLEEDGTHIVCDDNEPLRTALRDLVLRFLMKL from the exons ATGAAATTG TACTGTCTGTCAGGTCACCCCACCCTGCCTTGCAATGTCCTCAAATTCAAATCCACCACCATCATGTTGGACTGTGGGCTGGACACGACCTCTGTCCTGCAGTTTCTACCACTGCCTCTGGTGCACAG CCCAAGGCTTTCCAAGCTCCCTGGATGGGTGTCTAAAGATGGCACAATAAACCTTGAGAAG GAGCTGAAAGAGTGTGCAGGTCGTGTCTTTGTAGACTCACAGCCAGAGTTCTGTCTCCCTGAG AAAGAGCTGCTGGACCTGTCCaccatagacgtcatcctgatcTCCAACTACCATTGTATGATGGCCCTGCCTTACATCACCGAGCACACAGGCTTCACTGGGACTGTGTATGCCACAGAACCAACGCTGCAGATCGGCAG ACTGCTGATGGAGGAGCTGGTAAACTTCATGGAGAGAGTTCCGAAGGCCCAGTCTGCTACCTGCTGGAAGTACAAGGAAATACAAAG GCTGCTCCCTGGCCCGCTGAAGGATGCTGTTGAAGTGTCGACTTGGAAGAGATGCTACAGTATGCAGGATGTCAACTCTGCTCTCAGCAAGGTGCAGCTCGTGGGCTACTCGCAGAAAGTG GAGCTGTTTGGCGCCGTGCAGGTCACACCCCTGAGCTCTGGTTACTCATTGGGTAGCTCTAACTggatcatccaatcacattatgAGAAGGTTTCGTATGTCTCTggctcctccctcctcaccacacaTCCACAGCCCATGGATCAGAGCTCCCTAAAGAACAGTGACGTTCTGATTCTGACGGGCCTCACACAGATGCCAACCGCCAACCCAGATGGCATGCTAGGGGACTTCTGCAGTAACCTAG CCATGACGATCCGTGCGGGTGGCAACGTGCTGGTGCCATGCTATTCCTCGGGGGTGATCTATGATCTCCTGGAGTGTCTTTACCAGTTCATAGAGAACGCCAATCTAGGCTCCACCCCCTTCTACTTCATCTCGCCCGTCGCCAACAGCTCTCTGGAGTTCTCACAGATCTTCGCAGAGTG GCTTTGTCACAATAAGCAGTCCAAGGTCTACCTTCCAGAACCTCCTTTCCCTCACGCTGAG CTGATTCAGACGAACAAGTTGAAGCACTACCCCAGTATCCATGGCGACTTCAGCAGTGAGTTCCGGCAACCGTGTGTGGTGTTCACCGGACACCCATCTCTTCGCTTCGGGGACGTGGTGCACTTCATGGAACTGTGGGGCAAATCAAGCCTCAACACTATAATCTTCACTG AACCAGACTTCTCCTACCTGGATGCGTTAGCCCCGTACCAGCCCCTAGCCATGAAGTGTGTGTACTGCCCCATTGACACTCGGCTCAACTTCCACCAGGTCTCCAAGCTGCTCAAGGAGGTCCAG cctctccATGTGGTGTGTCCAGAGCAGTACACCCAGCCCCCACCAGCCCAGTCCCACCGCTCAGACTTGATGCTGGAGCTGCAGCCCCCTCCCATGCCCTATCGCCGCTGCTCTGTGCTGGGCCTACCCTTCAGACGCCGCTGGGAACGCATCCAGCTGCTGCCAGAG CTGGCCAAATCCCTAGTACCCTCTGAGATCAAACCTGGCATCTCTGTAGCAACTGTGTCCGCAGTTCTGCAGTCCAAGGATAACAAGCATACGTTGCAG CCAGTCCCCAAGCCCCCTCCGCTGCCCCCCAGTAAGAAGAGGAAGCGTGTAGTAGAGGAGCCCCCAGAAGTGCTGGCCCCCAAACCCCTGCTCAGTGGAGCTGTACCCCTGGAAGCCTTCTTAGCCATGCTACACAAG CACGGTATCACAGAGGTCAAGGTAGAGGAGACTGCAGACGGCCACATTCTGCACCTGCAGGCCGAGGACACCCTGATCCAGCTGGAGGAGGACGGGACACACATTGTGTGTGACGACAACGAGCCACTCCGTACCGCTCTCAGGGACCTGGTGCTGCGCTTCCTCATGAAACTCTGA
- the ints9 gene encoding integrator complex subunit 9 isoform X2, with protein sequence MLDCGLDTTSVLQFLPLPLVHSPRLSKLPGWVSKDGTINLEKELKECAGRVFVDSQPEFCLPEKELLDLSTIDVILISNYHCMMALPYITEHTGFTGTVYATEPTLQIGRLLMEELVNFMERVPKAQSATCWKYKEIQRLLPGPLKDAVEVSTWKRCYSMQDVNSALSKVQLVGYSQKVELFGAVQVTPLSSGYSLGSSNWIIQSHYEKVSYVSGSSLLTTHPQPMDQSSLKNSDVLILTGLTQMPTANPDGMLGDFCSNLAMTIRAGGNVLVPCYSSGVIYDLLECLYQFIENANLGSTPFYFISPVANSSLEFSQIFAEWLCHNKQSKVYLPEPPFPHAELIQTNKLKHYPSIHGDFSSEFRQPCVVFTGHPSLRFGDVVHFMELWGKSSLNTIIFTEPDFSYLDALAPYQPLAMKCVYCPIDTRLNFHQVSKLLKEVQPLHVVCPEQYTQPPPAQSHRSDLMLELQPPPMPYRRCSVLGLPFRRRWERIQLLPELAKSLVPSEIKPGISVATVSAVLQSKDNKHTLQPVPKPPPLPPSKKRKRVVEEPPEVLAPKPLLSGAVPLEAFLAMLHKHGITEVKVEETADGHILHLQAEDTLIQLEEDGTHIVCDDNEPLRTALRDLVLRFLMKL encoded by the exons ATGTTGGACTGTGGGCTGGACACGACCTCTGTCCTGCAGTTTCTACCACTGCCTCTGGTGCACAG CCCAAGGCTTTCCAAGCTCCCTGGATGGGTGTCTAAAGATGGCACAATAAACCTTGAGAAG GAGCTGAAAGAGTGTGCAGGTCGTGTCTTTGTAGACTCACAGCCAGAGTTCTGTCTCCCTGAG AAAGAGCTGCTGGACCTGTCCaccatagacgtcatcctgatcTCCAACTACCATTGTATGATGGCCCTGCCTTACATCACCGAGCACACAGGCTTCACTGGGACTGTGTATGCCACAGAACCAACGCTGCAGATCGGCAG ACTGCTGATGGAGGAGCTGGTAAACTTCATGGAGAGAGTTCCGAAGGCCCAGTCTGCTACCTGCTGGAAGTACAAGGAAATACAAAG GCTGCTCCCTGGCCCGCTGAAGGATGCTGTTGAAGTGTCGACTTGGAAGAGATGCTACAGTATGCAGGATGTCAACTCTGCTCTCAGCAAGGTGCAGCTCGTGGGCTACTCGCAGAAAGTG GAGCTGTTTGGCGCCGTGCAGGTCACACCCCTGAGCTCTGGTTACTCATTGGGTAGCTCTAACTggatcatccaatcacattatgAGAAGGTTTCGTATGTCTCTggctcctccctcctcaccacacaTCCACAGCCCATGGATCAGAGCTCCCTAAAGAACAGTGACGTTCTGATTCTGACGGGCCTCACACAGATGCCAACCGCCAACCCAGATGGCATGCTAGGGGACTTCTGCAGTAACCTAG CCATGACGATCCGTGCGGGTGGCAACGTGCTGGTGCCATGCTATTCCTCGGGGGTGATCTATGATCTCCTGGAGTGTCTTTACCAGTTCATAGAGAACGCCAATCTAGGCTCCACCCCCTTCTACTTCATCTCGCCCGTCGCCAACAGCTCTCTGGAGTTCTCACAGATCTTCGCAGAGTG GCTTTGTCACAATAAGCAGTCCAAGGTCTACCTTCCAGAACCTCCTTTCCCTCACGCTGAG CTGATTCAGACGAACAAGTTGAAGCACTACCCCAGTATCCATGGCGACTTCAGCAGTGAGTTCCGGCAACCGTGTGTGGTGTTCACCGGACACCCATCTCTTCGCTTCGGGGACGTGGTGCACTTCATGGAACTGTGGGGCAAATCAAGCCTCAACACTATAATCTTCACTG AACCAGACTTCTCCTACCTGGATGCGTTAGCCCCGTACCAGCCCCTAGCCATGAAGTGTGTGTACTGCCCCATTGACACTCGGCTCAACTTCCACCAGGTCTCCAAGCTGCTCAAGGAGGTCCAG cctctccATGTGGTGTGTCCAGAGCAGTACACCCAGCCCCCACCAGCCCAGTCCCACCGCTCAGACTTGATGCTGGAGCTGCAGCCCCCTCCCATGCCCTATCGCCGCTGCTCTGTGCTGGGCCTACCCTTCAGACGCCGCTGGGAACGCATCCAGCTGCTGCCAGAG CTGGCCAAATCCCTAGTACCCTCTGAGATCAAACCTGGCATCTCTGTAGCAACTGTGTCCGCAGTTCTGCAGTCCAAGGATAACAAGCATACGTTGCAG CCAGTCCCCAAGCCCCCTCCGCTGCCCCCCAGTAAGAAGAGGAAGCGTGTAGTAGAGGAGCCCCCAGAAGTGCTGGCCCCCAAACCCCTGCTCAGTGGAGCTGTACCCCTGGAAGCCTTCTTAGCCATGCTACACAAG CACGGTATCACAGAGGTCAAGGTAGAGGAGACTGCAGACGGCCACATTCTGCACCTGCAGGCCGAGGACACCCTGATCCAGCTGGAGGAGGACGGGACACACATTGTGTGTGACGACAACGAGCCACTCCGTACCGCTCTCAGGGACCTGGTGCTGCGCTTCCTCATGAAACTCTGA